In bacterium, the following are encoded in one genomic region:
- a CDS encoding N-acetylmuramoyl-L-alanine amidase: MLRYILPLLLLPLFLRPLIADVTSMTIVHDGKRATIPAFLNEGVLYSSLTEFAATFSLKTYVNSETHKMEVRIGEYRLKLADGNPFVVVVDHNKNVISEVYQLPVDVVRTQVAYYMPVSSILPLLSRVWGKSLLLDRSSAQLTVTTTSRPTARVTGTPTAGTTSPSESVARTAQTEKTDTADELAPADIAVEKASVYDISRISVDTRKNGTLIRLHTKKALKKYDEKLQDNTLTVTVENASVDANELRQTPTDGEGITEVKAEQLGRNARISFTLNDTYTSSQISRDVKTGDLLIALFKKVEVNKILKEEKQQDASRSKWKLDCIVIDAGHGGKDPGAIGVSGLKEKNVTLGIALKLGKLIERKMPGVKVVYTRKDDTFIPLDERGQIANAAKGKLFISIHCNSTEKRPSSAKGFEVYILRPGRTKEAIRIAEFENSVIKLEKNYQERYAKLTNESFILINMAQSAYARFSERFAELLHEQVQDSKQLRSKGVKQAGFYVLVGASMPSVLIEAGFLSNTNEEKLLSTRYGQQHLANLFYTAIENYAREYEKSLKE; encoded by the coding sequence ATGCTGCGATATATCCTCCCGCTTCTGCTGCTTCCCCTTTTTCTGCGTCCGCTGATCGCCGATGTCACCTCCATGACCATCGTACACGACGGCAAACGCGCAACCATACCCGCGTTTCTCAATGAGGGCGTCCTGTATTCCTCGCTGACCGAGTTTGCTGCGACGTTTTCCCTGAAGACCTATGTCAACAGCGAAACGCACAAGATGGAGGTTCGCATCGGCGAGTACCGCCTCAAACTGGCGGATGGCAATCCCTTCGTTGTCGTCGTAGATCACAACAAGAATGTGATCAGTGAAGTGTATCAGCTTCCTGTGGACGTCGTACGTACGCAGGTGGCGTATTATATGCCGGTTTCGTCCATTCTCCCGCTGCTGAGCCGGGTCTGGGGGAAAAGCCTGCTGCTCGATCGCAGCAGTGCGCAGCTGACGGTCACCACGACCTCACGTCCCACTGCACGCGTCACAGGTACACCCACCGCAGGTACGACGAGTCCATCGGAATCGGTTGCCCGGACTGCGCAGACGGAAAAAACTGACACAGCGGACGAACTGGCGCCGGCTGATATCGCTGTGGAAAAAGCCTCCGTGTATGATATTTCACGTATCAGCGTCGACACCAGGAAGAATGGCACACTTATTCGTCTTCATACAAAGAAGGCGTTGAAGAAATACGATGAGAAGCTCCAGGACAATACGCTGACCGTGACGGTGGAGAACGCCTCCGTCGATGCGAATGAGCTGCGGCAGACACCCACCGACGGAGAAGGAATCACCGAAGTGAAGGCCGAACAGCTGGGGCGGAATGCCCGGATCAGTTTCACGCTCAACGACACCTATACTTCGAGCCAGATCAGCCGGGATGTCAAAACCGGGGACCTGCTTATCGCTCTCTTCAAGAAGGTGGAAGTCAACAAGATTCTGAAAGAAGAAAAACAGCAGGATGCTTCACGGAGCAAATGGAAACTTGACTGCATTGTCATTGATGCGGGGCATGGAGGGAAAGACCCGGGCGCCATCGGTGTCTCGGGCCTGAAGGAGAAGAACGTGACCCTGGGGATCGCACTCAAACTCGGCAAACTCATTGAACGCAAGATGCCAGGTGTGAAAGTGGTATACACGCGAAAGGACGATACGTTCATTCCCCTCGACGAGCGCGGGCAGATTGCAAACGCTGCCAAGGGAAAGCTCTTCATTTCCATTCACTGTAATTCAACGGAAAAGCGCCCTTCGTCGGCCAAAGGTTTCGAGGTATACATTCTGCGTCCCGGTCGCACCAAGGAAGCGATCCGTATTGCAGAGTTTGAAAACTCCGTGATCAAGCTCGAGAAGAATTATCAGGAGCGGTACGCGAAGCTTACCAATGAAAGTTTCATTCTGATAAACATGGCGCAGAGTGCGTACGCGCGCTTCAGCGAACGCTTTGCCGAACTGCTGCATGAGCAGGTGCAGGACAGCAAACAGCTGCGCAGCAAAGGGGTCAAACAGGCGGGTTTTTATGTGCTCGTCGGGGCATCCATGCCGAGCGTGCTGATCGAAGCCGGTTTCCTCTCGAATACGAACGAGGAAAAATTGCTTTCCACGCGTTACGGGCAGCAGCACCTGGCCAATCTTTTTTACACGGCCATTGAGAATTACGCCAGGGAGTACGAAAAAAGCCTGAAAGAGTGA
- a CDS encoding MFS transporter, which produces MKRTPLAIIFIITFIDLLGFGIVIPIIPSYAGSAFDASDVTIGFLVAAFSFMQLLFTPVWGRMSDRFGRRPILLLGLALTVISYILFGLATSLATLFISRLLGGVGGANISAAQAYISDVTRPEERAKGMGLIGAAFGLGFVFGPFLGGVLVEYGYDVPGFAAALLSLTALVTAIFALPESLSPEARGEHRSAEFSWDMLIAALRKPRVGALLMLFFLITFGYANIYATFPLISVREFGYSDKGVGYLFGFIGIIGAVTQGGLIRKLSARFEERWLFLIGSLLAAIGLAAIPFYHGTALLLIVLAVLSVGTGIMTPSCLSLISRYTDARQQGGILGINQAMGALARVLGPIWGAFVFDAFGTSWPFLTGGIVLLAVFVLVRRSLW; this is translated from the coding sequence ATGAAACGGACACCCCTGGCGATCATCTTTATTATCACCTTCATTGACCTGCTGGGATTCGGGATTGTCATACCGATCATCCCATCCTATGCCGGCAGTGCATTTGATGCCAGCGACGTGACAATCGGCTTCCTCGTGGCTGCATTCTCCTTCATGCAGCTGCTTTTTACCCCCGTGTGGGGGAGGATGTCGGACAGATTCGGCCGCAGACCCATTCTGTTGCTGGGACTCGCCCTCACGGTAATCAGCTATATCCTTTTCGGTCTCGCAACTTCACTGGCCACGCTGTTCATCTCCCGCCTGCTCGGCGGCGTTGGCGGTGCGAACATCTCCGCTGCACAGGCGTATATATCTGATGTCACCCGGCCCGAAGAGCGTGCAAAAGGCATGGGATTGATCGGAGCGGCATTCGGACTCGGCTTTGTATTCGGTCCGTTTCTCGGCGGCGTCCTGGTTGAATACGGCTATGACGTGCCGGGATTCGCGGCAGCGCTGCTTTCCCTTACCGCGCTGGTGACAGCCATTTTCGCATTGCCGGAGTCGCTGTCGCCTGAGGCGCGTGGTGAACACCGTTCGGCGGAGTTCAGTTGGGATATGCTCATCGCAGCGCTGCGCAAGCCACGCGTCGGTGCGCTGCTGATGCTGTTCTTTCTCATCACGTTCGGGTATGCGAATATCTATGCCACGTTTCCGCTGATCTCCGTGCGGGAATTCGGATATAGCGACAAGGGCGTTGGCTACCTGTTCGGCTTCATCGGAATAATCGGGGCAGTGACGCAGGGCGGCCTGATTCGCAAGCTCTCCGCCCGTTTCGAGGAACGCTGGCTCTTTCTCATCGGGTCGCTTCTGGCCGCTATCGGACTCGCGGCAATTCCTTTTTACCATGGCACCGCGCTGCTGCTGATCGTACTTGCGGTACTCTCGGTGGGAACCGGCATTATGACCCCGAGCTGTCTGAGCCTTATTTCCCGTTATACCGACGCCCGACAGCAGGGCGGCATCCTGGGTATCAACCAGGCCATGGGCGCACTGGCCCGCGTTCTCGGGCCGATCTGGGGGGCCTTCGTATTCGATGCCTTCGGTACGAGCTGGCCCTTCCTGACCGGAGGTATCGTCCTGTTGGCGGTGTTCGTCCTCGTTCGTCGAAGTCTGTGGTAA
- a CDS encoding DUF362 domain-containing protein — protein sequence MALTSRRGFLRSVGIGSAALALSSAPRTARAALIDDDTPATNIEEALKYPRVPASMPGKYPGSVVEVFDPAAVNDTGHDAAHCDRMLREAICALTGEKDINAAWRQFVAPGERIGLKVNPVAGKLLSTSTVLVAALIAQLESAGMKRSDIMIWDRREFQLEDAGFTADAFPGIKLRGTECKDANGSFRDAEGKLYSEQRIDREWSYWADCEDAYDEETLPYMVNEGRHSYFSSIVTKEVDKIINLPVLKNAGSSVTLCLKNLAYGAVTNTGRLHKPLWAETCAQVPCFPPLRDKVVLNIVDGLTGCYHGGPGANPQFIIPYHRLLAGTDPVAVDSIGLSIVEAKRLEMKVQESPSKRARRFLELAEEYGLGTATTEQINHSRIDLS from the coding sequence ATGGCATTGACGTCTCGACGTGGTTTTCTCAGGAGTGTGGGCATTGGAAGCGCCGCGCTCGCACTGTCTTCCGCACCCCGCACGGCACGTGCTGCACTGATTGATGACGACACACCCGCAACAAACATCGAGGAAGCACTCAAGTACCCAAGGGTACCCGCTTCCATGCCCGGGAAATATCCCGGCAGCGTGGTCGAAGTGTTTGACCCAGCTGCGGTAAACGATACCGGGCATGATGCCGCACATTGCGACAGGATGCTGCGTGAAGCCATCTGCGCACTGACGGGTGAAAAGGACATCAACGCGGCATGGCGGCAGTTTGTCGCGCCGGGTGAGCGCATCGGACTCAAGGTCAATCCGGTAGCGGGAAAGCTGCTGTCAACCAGCACGGTTCTCGTGGCCGCATTGATTGCGCAACTCGAGTCTGCCGGCATGAAGCGCAGCGATATCATGATATGGGACCGCAGAGAGTTTCAGCTTGAGGATGCAGGCTTTACCGCTGACGCATTCCCGGGCATCAAGCTGCGCGGGACGGAATGCAAGGATGCAAACGGCAGTTTCCGCGATGCAGAGGGGAAGCTCTACAGTGAGCAGCGCATCGACAGAGAATGGTCGTACTGGGCCGATTGCGAGGATGCGTATGACGAGGAGACGTTGCCCTACATGGTCAATGAGGGACGCCATTCCTATTTCAGCAGCATCGTGACGAAAGAAGTGGATAAAATCATCAACCTCCCGGTGCTGAAAAACGCAGGAAGTTCGGTGACGCTGTGTCTCAAGAACCTTGCTTACGGGGCGGTGACCAATACCGGAAGGCTGCACAAACCGCTCTGGGCGGAGACCTGCGCGCAGGTCCCCTGTTTCCCGCCGCTGCGGGATAAGGTGGTGCTCAATATCGTCGACGGACTCACCGGCTGCTACCATGGTGGTCCGGGTGCGAATCCACAGTTCATCATACCCTATCATCGACTGCTGGCAGGGACTGACCCCGTTGCCGTCGACAGCATCGGACTCTCAATCGTCGAGGCCAAGCGGCTCGAAATGAAGGTGCAGGAATCCCCGTCAAAACGTGCCCGGCGCTTCCTCGAACTCGCCGAGGAATACGGCCTCGGCACTGCGACCACTGAACAGATCAATCACTCACGTATCGACCTCTCATGA
- a CDS encoding zinc ribbon domain-containing protein, producing MPVFEYTCQDCSTRFDVFHKGAEDPERIQCPSCASRSAVKQFSSFSASVGSGASGSACESGACDIPAASSPCAGGMCGLQ from the coding sequence ATGCCTGTTTTCGAGTATACCTGTCAGGATTGTTCCACCCGTTTCGATGTATTTCACAAAGGGGCCGAGGATCCGGAGCGGATTCAATGTCCCTCGTGCGCATCGCGTTCTGCGGTGAAGCAGTTTTCCTCTTTCTCCGCCTCCGTCGGGAGCGGTGCATCGGGATCCGCATGTGAAAGCGGTGCCTGTGACATCCCTGCTGCCTCGAGTCCATGCGCCGGAGGGATGTGTGGATTGCAGTAG
- a CDS encoding Xaa-Pro peptidase family protein, with product MQMIKNKVQQAVEILQEKKVDMWLTFVRESSSMPDPAIDMVVGQHATWQTAWIICRDGETIAVAGSLDIASIEDNPAYGTVVPYVQGIKDELLAVLRRKKPRRIAINYSTDSVMSDGLTHGMYLLLTSMLEGTPYAKRLVSAQEIISALRGRKTEAEIRHMRKAIRLTLDIYHEVTGFLAPGKSEQDVANFILGRVKDHGVDLAWDRDHCPAVFTGPDHAGAHYGPTRRKIRAGHVLNIDFGVKVNGYCSDLQRTWYIRRKGEKQAPPEVLHGFNVIKDSIRLAAEAMHPGAVSWKIDAVARNHITGNGYPEYPHALGHQVGRAAHDGGVGLLPRWERYGKLPFGKLETGQVFTIEPRLPIEGYGVATIEEIVWLTAEGAKFLSKPQRSIYLV from the coding sequence ATGCAGATGATCAAGAACAAAGTGCAGCAGGCGGTAGAAATCCTGCAGGAAAAGAAGGTCGACATGTGGCTCACCTTCGTTCGCGAAAGCTCCAGCATGCCCGATCCAGCCATTGATATGGTTGTCGGACAGCATGCGACGTGGCAGACAGCGTGGATCATCTGCAGGGACGGTGAAACCATTGCCGTGGCGGGCAGCCTGGATATCGCATCAATAGAAGACAATCCCGCCTATGGCACCGTGGTTCCGTACGTGCAGGGGATCAAGGATGAATTGCTCGCGGTGCTCAGACGGAAGAAACCCCGCCGCATTGCGATCAATTATTCGACGGACTCCGTGATGTCTGACGGATTGACGCATGGCATGTACCTGCTGCTCACATCGATGCTTGAGGGAACGCCTTACGCGAAACGGCTTGTCTCCGCGCAGGAAATCATATCGGCATTGCGGGGAAGGAAGACGGAGGCGGAAATCCGCCACATGCGCAAGGCGATTCGACTGACGCTGGACATCTACCATGAAGTGACCGGCTTTCTCGCTCCCGGCAAGAGTGAGCAGGATGTGGCAAATTTCATTCTCGGCCGTGTGAAGGACCATGGGGTCGATTTGGCGTGGGATCGAGACCACTGTCCTGCAGTGTTCACGGGGCCCGATCACGCCGGCGCGCATTACGGTCCGACACGAAGAAAGATCCGGGCGGGACATGTCCTCAATATTGATTTCGGTGTCAAGGTCAACGGCTATTGCTCAGATCTTCAGCGTACATGGTATATCCGCCGAAAGGGTGAGAAGCAGGCACCGCCGGAAGTCCTGCATGGCTTCAACGTCATCAAGGATTCCATTCGCCTCGCTGCTGAAGCGATGCATCCGGGCGCAGTGTCGTGGAAAATTGACGCCGTCGCAAGAAACCACATCACCGGGAACGGATATCCCGAATATCCGCATGCCCTCGGACACCAGGTGGGGCGCGCGGCGCATGACGGGGGCGTCGGACTCCTTCCGCGATGGGAGCGCTACGGAAAACTGCCGTTCGGAAAGCTGGAAACTGGTCAGGTGTTTACAATTGAGCCGAGATTGCCTATTGAAGGGTATGGCGTAGCGACAATTGAGGAAATCGTTTGGCTCACCGCTGAAGGAGCGAAATTCCTCTCGAAACCGCAGCGCAGCATTTATCTCGTGTGA
- the trkA gene encoding Trk system potassium transporter TrkA has protein sequence MKIIIIGAGLVGSSLAEALLRQGHDIAVIEQNVQRGEQIADKLDVLVVNGSGSNPQDLEHAGLQNADMIIAATPVDEVNLTACMIARQYEVPHRIARIRNMDFIAGSERLKPEQFGITKVIYPEENTLSAVLNYIETPFAIDAQDFSRRSILLRSYTITETMPIANRSLIELRNDPRGGSLLVVAIIRDDQVIIPRGDTMVAPGDKPLFIFPREARTDFLTLMGVDAGSKQKAIVFGNTLTSVNIALALQKEMDLVTFIDPDLEHGNLAAAKLHGIDVLHGNGDDVDVLKEANVRFADFFIAASEGNDENVLACLLAKSEGAREVIAIVNDDQHTDLFLSIGINHIINPRQLTANGILNAVLPGYVSSSLHIQKSDIDVLRLRVESHSQLAGKPLKESWRKAVGVSIVGAVLRNDVMMIPTGDTVLEAGDLVIVFTRSAGIRRVRKLFGTNDTEL, from the coding sequence ATGAAGATTATCATTATCGGAGCCGGCCTTGTCGGAAGCAGTCTCGCTGAGGCATTGCTGCGCCAGGGACACGACATCGCCGTCATCGAACAAAACGTTCAGCGTGGCGAGCAGATCGCAGACAAGCTCGATGTGCTGGTGGTCAATGGGTCCGGCAGCAATCCGCAGGATCTCGAGCATGCAGGCCTCCAGAACGCCGACATGATCATTGCCGCGACTCCCGTTGACGAGGTCAACCTCACCGCATGCATGATTGCGCGTCAGTATGAAGTGCCGCATCGAATCGCACGCATTCGCAACATGGATTTCATTGCCGGATCCGAGCGCCTCAAGCCGGAACAATTCGGGATCACAAAAGTGATCTATCCCGAGGAAAACACCCTGAGTGCGGTACTCAACTATATAGAAACCCCTTTTGCCATCGATGCGCAGGATTTCTCGCGCAGGTCGATCCTTCTGCGAAGCTACACGATCACCGAGACCATGCCCATTGCGAATCGCAGCTTGATAGAGCTTCGCAACGATCCCCGGGGCGGCTCTCTTCTGGTCGTTGCCATTATCCGTGACGACCAGGTAATTATTCCCCGTGGGGATACCATGGTCGCGCCCGGCGACAAGCCGCTGTTCATATTTCCACGCGAAGCCCGTACGGATTTTCTCACCCTGATGGGGGTCGATGCCGGAAGCAAGCAGAAGGCAATTGTGTTCGGGAACACGCTCACCTCCGTCAACATCGCTCTCGCATTGCAGAAAGAAATGGATCTGGTGACCTTCATCGATCCCGACCTTGAGCACGGAAATCTTGCAGCGGCGAAACTGCATGGCATCGACGTACTGCATGGTAATGGTGATGATGTCGACGTTCTCAAGGAAGCCAACGTGCGATTCGCGGATTTCTTCATCGCGGCGTCGGAGGGAAACGATGAGAACGTGCTCGCATGCCTGCTCGCAAAATCGGAAGGCGCACGCGAGGTCATCGCCATTGTCAACGACGACCAGCACACCGACCTCTTCCTCTCCATCGGCATCAATCACATTATCAATCCCCGTCAGCTGACCGCGAACGGAATTCTCAATGCGGTGCTCCCGGGATATGTCAGTTCCTCCCTGCATATACAGAAATCCGACATCGACGTACTCCGGCTCCGCGTGGAATCACATTCACAACTCGCGGGGAAACCGCTGAAAGAGAGCTGGCGCAAGGCTGTCGGGGTGTCCATTGTCGGTGCGGTGCTGCGCAACGATGTCATGATGATTCCGACGGGTGATACGGTACTCGAAGCCGGGGACCTGGTGATTGTCTTCACCCGCAGCGCGGGGATCCGCCGCGTCCGCAAGCTGTTTGGTACGAACGATACGGAACTGTAA
- a CDS encoding TrkH family potassium uptake protein, whose amino-acid sequence MGLAMVPPAIIAWFDVKHMPASEHFVAPEFAGFWIAIIAAIFFGTLFAIIYKKNRSTQTVREGFAIVTLGWIVLAIFGSVPFFIHFLSQTSEFTAYSIMHAFTNGVFEIMSGFTTTGSTILTDIEAVPRGLLFWRSLTHWLGGMGIVTLALVIFPALGVSGYHMFKGEVPGPTTERLQPRLAETASILWGVYALLSFVETVLLMLGGMDWFDALCHTFGTMATGGFSTKNLSVGYYQNEFIIWVIIVFMFLAGVNFLLHYNVLRGNYRVLKIDREFRFYAVVIVVGIILATVMLYVEGLPSVDYSRTHFRHDPVPYEDFAAHVHGQEEKVQSLYGSFRESAFQVVSITTTTGFGTADFDVWPTTVRLMLVVLMFFGGCAGSTGGGMKMIRVLINLKAAWREIIKMARPRIIRPVKVGGTPIEEVRVGNIVSFFILFLSLSIVSALLMTFFVPDLVTAFTAVVACLANIGPGLAGVGSIENFNWIPIPGKWILIFNMLLGRLEIFTVLVLLRSSIWR is encoded by the coding sequence ATGGGACTCGCGATGGTTCCACCGGCAATTATCGCCTGGTTCGACGTCAAGCACATGCCAGCCAGCGAACACTTCGTCGCGCCTGAGTTCGCCGGCTTCTGGATCGCCATCATTGCGGCCATTTTCTTCGGTACGCTGTTCGCCATTATCTACAAGAAGAACCGAAGTACGCAGACGGTGCGCGAGGGTTTCGCCATTGTCACGCTTGGATGGATCGTGCTGGCCATCTTCGGCAGTGTCCCATTCTTCATTCATTTCCTCTCACAGACCAGTGAATTCACTGCCTACAGCATTATGCACGCCTTTACCAACGGCGTGTTTGAAATCATGTCGGGCTTCACCACGACAGGCTCGACAATTCTCACCGACATTGAGGCGGTGCCCCGCGGATTGCTGTTCTGGCGCAGTCTCACCCACTGGCTGGGCGGCATGGGTATCGTCACGCTGGCCCTGGTCATCTTCCCCGCGCTCGGCGTATCCGGCTACCACATGTTCAAGGGCGAAGTACCGGGTCCCACCACCGAACGCCTGCAGCCGCGTCTGGCCGAAACCGCGAGCATACTCTGGGGTGTATACGCACTGCTTTCATTCGTGGAAACAGTGCTGCTGATGCTGGGCGGCATGGACTGGTTCGACGCACTCTGCCACACCTTCGGCACCATGGCCACAGGAGGATTCAGCACCAAGAATCTCTCCGTCGGCTATTACCAGAATGAATTCATCATCTGGGTGATCATCGTTTTCATGTTTCTCGCGGGTGTGAACTTCCTGCTGCACTACAACGTGCTGAGGGGAAATTACCGCGTGCTGAAAATCGACAGGGAGTTCCGCTTCTACGCCGTGGTCATCGTGGTCGGCATCATCCTCGCAACCGTGATGCTGTACGTGGAGGGACTGCCATCGGTGGATTATTCGCGGACACACTTCCGGCACGACCCGGTGCCCTATGAGGATTTCGCGGCGCACGTACATGGACAGGAAGAAAAAGTACAATCCCTCTACGGCAGTTTCCGGGAGTCCGCCTTCCAGGTCGTATCCATCACAACGACTACGGGGTTCGGAACGGCCGACTTCGACGTGTGGCCAACGACAGTGCGGCTTATGCTCGTGGTCCTGATGTTCTTCGGAGGGTGTGCCGGCAGTACTGGCGGGGGAATGAAAATGATACGCGTACTGATCAATCTGAAAGCCGCCTGGCGGGAGATCATTAAAATGGCGCGGCCCCGCATCATTCGTCCCGTCAAGGTCGGCGGCACCCCGATCGAGGAAGTGCGGGTTGGAAATATCGTCTCGTTCTTTATCCTGTTCCTCTCCCTTTCCATAGTCTCAGCACTGCTGATGACCTTCTTCGTCCCCGACCTTGTCACGGCATTCACCGCGGTCGTAGCCTGCCTGGCGAACATCGGTCCCGGACTCGCAGGTGTCGGTTCCATTGAAAACTTCAACTGGATTCCCATCCCCGGGAAATGGATACTCATCTTCAACATGCTGCTGGGACGGCTTGAGATTTTCACCGTCCTCGTTCTCCTCCGCTCCTCCATCTGGCGGTGA
- a CDS encoding serine hydroxymethyltransferase, producing the protein MSHLASTDPQLHEIIQHETERQINKLQLIASENYASPSVIEATGSVLTNKYAEGYPGKRYYGGCEYVDQAEDLARERLSKLFGAEYTNVQPHSGASANQAIYFTFVKPGDKVLGMDLAHGGHLTHGSPVNFSGKLYDIISYGVGKESGTIDLNEVEDKAMKEKPKLIIVGASSYPRNIDYKAFREIADRAGAYLWADIAHPSGLIAARLLNDPMPHCHVVTSTTHKTLRGPRGGIIMMGKDWENPFGIVAPKSGRTKMMSEVLDSVVMPGIQGGPLMHVIAAKAVAFGEALQPSFLTYQKQVKANAARLAELMVGNGFNLISEGTDNHLMLIDLHNKEVTGKEAENAAERAGITLNKNMVPFDDRSPFVTSGIRIGTAAITTRGFRENDMEFVADMLNTVISNINDEAVLDGVREKVKDYCSKFPLYTDLTD; encoded by the coding sequence ATGTCGCATCTAGCATCCACTGATCCTCAGCTTCACGAAATCATTCAGCACGAAACCGAACGCCAGATCAACAAGCTGCAGCTCATCGCATCCGAGAACTACGCGAGTCCCTCGGTCATTGAGGCAACCGGCAGCGTACTGACCAACAAGTATGCCGAAGGGTACCCCGGCAAGCGGTATTACGGCGGCTGCGAGTACGTTGACCAGGCGGAAGACCTCGCCCGCGAACGCCTGTCAAAGCTGTTCGGTGCGGAATACACCAACGTGCAGCCGCATTCCGGCGCGTCGGCGAACCAGGCGATATACTTCACCTTCGTCAAGCCGGGCGACAAAGTACTTGGCATGGATCTGGCACACGGCGGACACCTGACGCACGGTTCTCCGGTGAACTTCTCCGGAAAACTCTACGACATCATTTCCTATGGCGTCGGCAAGGAAAGCGGCACCATCGATCTCAATGAGGTCGAAGACAAGGCGATGAAGGAGAAACCCAAGCTGATCATTGTCGGTGCGAGTTCCTATCCCCGCAACATCGACTACAAGGCTTTCCGTGAAATCGCCGATCGCGCGGGCGCCTATCTCTGGGCCGACATTGCACATCCTTCCGGATTGATTGCAGCCAGGCTGCTCAACGATCCGATGCCGCATTGCCATGTCGTCACATCGACAACGCACAAGACGCTGCGCGGTCCCCGTGGCGGTATCATCATGATGGGCAAGGATTGGGAAAACCCGTTCGGTATCGTCGCCCCGAAATCAGGTCGCACCAAGATGATGTCGGAAGTGCTCGACAGTGTTGTGATGCCGGGTATTCAGGGCGGACCGCTCATGCATGTGATTGCCGCCAAGGCCGTGGCATTCGGCGAGGCGCTGCAGCCTTCCTTCCTGACCTACCAGAAGCAGGTCAAGGCGAATGCCGCACGACTTGCGGAACTGATGGTCGGCAATGGTTTCAACCTGATCTCCGAGGGAACGGACAATCACCTCATGCTCATCGACCTCCACAACAAGGAAGTCACAGGCAAGGAAGCCGAAAACGCCGCTGAACGTGCCGGCATCACGCTCAACAAAAACATGGTACCGTTCGACGATCGCTCACCGTTCGTAACCAGTGGCATTCGCATCGGGACCGCAGCCATTACGACACGTGGCTTCCGTGAGAATGACATGGAATTCGTGGCCGACATGCTGAACACCGTCATCAGTAACATTAATGATGAAGCGGTACTCGACGGTGTGCGTGAGAAGGTGAAGGATTACTGCTCGAAGTTCCCCCTGTATACGGATCTGACGGACTGA
- a CDS encoding glycosyltransferase family 2 protein — MNRPQTARHALEMLRSQHRVPDEVILVEAGEHRFQPQTGEAWPFRLQRLQSTAGMAVQRNLGLESATGDILTFLDDDAVLDKQYCEVILDAFSAEVDVVGIGGVQQMEARSEGLELLFRKIFLLQTDRGRNRFLCSGFPDFNIHASAAGDAGILPSTVLSFRAEAARDIRFDPALFSGRPLDLETGRCFGEDAWFTSELSQRGRLRLLASARYSHVPDPRNRENSTVTQALYVYAMRQLSYREAKGLRRRLCRAWALAGLALLALLQSIRYANTGYVRGYGMAMRKPLHLMD, encoded by the coding sequence ATGAATCGACCTCAGACCGCCAGGCATGCTCTCGAGATGCTGCGCAGCCAACACAGGGTGCCGGACGAAGTGATACTTGTCGAAGCAGGAGAACATCGCTTCCAGCCGCAGACAGGGGAAGCGTGGCCCTTCCGGTTACAGCGACTGCAGAGCACCGCGGGGATGGCGGTGCAGCGAAACCTCGGGCTGGAATCCGCCACCGGAGACATTCTGACATTTCTCGACGACGACGCAGTGCTCGACAAGCAGTACTGTGAGGTGATCCTGGATGCATTTTCCGCCGAAGTCGATGTGGTGGGTATCGGTGGTGTGCAACAGATGGAAGCGCGGTCGGAGGGGCTCGAACTGCTGTTCCGGAAGATTTTCCTGCTGCAGACGGATCGTGGTCGAAACCGTTTCCTGTGTTCGGGATTTCCGGACTTCAATATTCATGCTTCCGCCGCGGGCGACGCCGGAATTCTGCCTTCAACCGTGCTCTCATTTCGCGCAGAAGCCGCGAGGGATATTCGCTTCGATCCCGCACTGTTTTCAGGGCGTCCCCTCGATCTGGAGACAGGACGCTGTTTCGGTGAGGATGCATGGTTTACCTCCGAGCTCTCGCAGCGCGGACGCCTGCGATTGCTTGCATCCGCCCGGTATTCGCATGTGCCCGACCCGCGCAACCGTGAAAACAGCACGGTCACCCAGGCGCTGTATGTTTACGCGATGCGCCAGCTCAGCTATCGGGAAGCGAAAGGATTGCGGCGCCGACTCTGCCGCGCCTGGGCCCTGGCAGGACTGGCTCTCCTCGCTCTACTGCAGTCGATACGATATGCGAATACCGGGTATGTGCGGGGATACGGCATGGCGATGCGGAAACCGCTTCACCTCATGGATTAG